From the genome of Ralstonia pickettii, one region includes:
- a CDS encoding DMT family transporter produces the protein MTPASSASSTPARTTDTGGLLLASAGAVLFSAKAIVAKLMYRYQVDAVMVITLRMLLAAPLFMAMGWWQSRRAEPLAVPDRWRIVGLGLIGYYLSSFLDFLGLQYITAGLERLILFLTPSFVLLITSTVFKRRITGLQWMSLALAYAGIVLVFAHDLNLGGNNVWLGGGLVLASAISYGIYLLASGELVKRVGSMRLVAYAMCVSTVACIVQFLVLRPVSTLVLPWQVYGLSAINSVFCTVAPVTMTMMAVARVGAPVASQAGMIGPVSTLLLGWWLLGEPITIWQIAGSALVLAGMALLSRRRG, from the coding sequence GTGACCCCCGCGTCCTCTGCGTCTTCCACGCCCGCAAGAACCACCGACACCGGTGGCCTGCTGCTCGCCTCGGCGGGCGCCGTGCTGTTTTCCGCCAAGGCCATCGTCGCCAAGCTGATGTACCGCTATCAGGTGGACGCCGTCATGGTCATCACCCTGCGCATGCTGCTGGCCGCGCCGCTGTTCATGGCGATGGGATGGTGGCAGTCGCGCCGTGCGGAGCCCCTGGCTGTGCCGGACCGCTGGCGCATCGTCGGCTTGGGGCTCATCGGCTATTACCTCTCCAGCTTTCTCGACTTCCTCGGCCTGCAGTACATCACGGCCGGGCTGGAGCGGCTGATCCTGTTTCTGACGCCGTCGTTTGTGCTGCTGATCACGTCAACGGTATTCAAGCGGCGCATTACCGGCTTGCAATGGATGTCGCTGGCGCTGGCCTATGCCGGCATCGTGCTGGTCTTCGCGCACGACCTGAATCTGGGCGGCAACAACGTCTGGCTGGGCGGCGGTTTGGTGCTCGCCAGCGCCATCAGCTACGGTATCTATCTGCTGGCCAGCGGCGAACTGGTCAAGCGCGTGGGCTCGATGCGGCTGGTTGCCTATGCGATGTGCGTGTCAACCGTGGCCTGTATCGTCCAGTTTCTGGTGCTGCGGCCGGTTTCGACGCTGGTGCTGCCCTGGCAGGTATATGGGCTGTCGGCCATCAATTCGGTGTTCTGTACCGTGGCGCCGGTCACGATGACGATGATGGCGGTGGCGCGCGTAGGTGCGCCGGTGGCGTCGCAGGCGGGCATGATCGGGCCGGTGTCGACGCTGCTGTTGGGCTGGTGGCTGCTGGGCGAGCCGATCACGATTTGGCAGATCGCCGGCAGTGCGTTGGTGCTTGCCGGGATGGCGCTGCTGTCACGCCGTCGCGGCTGA
- a CDS encoding SDR family oxidoreductase — MDLGLKGKRALVCGASKGLGFACADALAAEGVDVVIVARGAEALSAAAERIRTAHGVRVEAVATDITTPEGRAEALLACERLGGSPDILVNNAGGPPPGNFRDWDRDAWNAALNANMLTPIDLIKATVDKMIERRWGRIVNITSGAVKAPIDVLGLSNGARSGLTGFVAGLAREVAKHGVTINNLLPGQFETDRLTKTLEAGAKAAGISAEENFARKRQGNPTRRFGQPAEFGAVCAFLCSQHAGYLNAQNILLDGGSFPGTF; from the coding sequence ATGGACTTGGGCCTGAAAGGCAAGCGGGCGCTGGTGTGCGGCGCAAGCAAGGGATTGGGCTTTGCGTGCGCCGACGCGCTGGCCGCTGAAGGCGTGGATGTGGTGATCGTCGCGCGCGGTGCCGAAGCGTTGTCGGCAGCCGCCGAGCGCATCCGCACGGCGCACGGCGTGCGCGTGGAAGCCGTGGCCACCGACATCACCACACCGGAAGGCCGCGCCGAAGCGCTGCTTGCTTGCGAGCGCCTGGGCGGCTCGCCCGACATCCTTGTCAACAACGCGGGCGGCCCGCCGCCGGGCAACTTCCGCGATTGGGACCGCGACGCATGGAATGCCGCGCTCAACGCCAACATGCTCACGCCCATCGACCTCATCAAAGCCACCGTCGACAAGATGATCGAGCGTCGCTGGGGCCGCATCGTCAACATCACCAGCGGGGCGGTGAAGGCGCCGATCGACGTGCTGGGTTTGTCCAACGGCGCGCGCTCTGGCCTGACGGGCTTCGTGGCCGGCCTGGCGCGTGAAGTCGCCAAGCATGGCGTAACGATCAACAATCTGTTGCCGGGGCAGTTTGAGACCGACCGCCTGACCAAGACGCTGGAGGCAGGCGCCAAGGCCGCCGGCATCAGCGCAGAAGAAAATTTCGCCCGCAAGCGGCAGGGCAATCCCACTCGACGCTTCGGCCAACCGGCCGAGTTTGGCGCCGTGTGTGCCTTCCTCTGCAGCCAGCATGCCGGCTACCTGAATGCGCAAAACATCCTCTTGGATGGCGGCAGCTTTCCTGGCACCTTCTAA
- the upp gene encoding uracil phosphoribosyltransferase gives MKQDPRFPNLFILNHPLIQHKLTHMRDKDTSTRTFRELLREITLLMGYEITRNLPLTSRHIDTPMGPMEAPVIAGRKLAVVPVLRAGVGMSDGLVELIPSARIGHIGVYRDEQHRPVEYLVRLPDLEDRTFILCDPMVATGYSAVHAVDVMKKRGVPDENILFLALVAAPEGVDVFQQAHPGVKLFVASLDSHLDENAYIIPGLGDAGDRLFGTKN, from the coding sequence ATGAAACAAGATCCGCGCTTTCCGAACCTGTTCATCCTCAACCACCCGCTGATCCAGCACAAGCTCACGCACATGCGCGACAAGGACACGTCGACTCGTACGTTCCGCGAGCTGCTGCGTGAGATTACGCTGCTGATGGGCTACGAGATCACCCGCAACCTGCCGCTGACCAGCCGCCACATCGACACGCCGATGGGCCCGATGGAAGCGCCCGTCATCGCCGGCCGCAAGCTGGCCGTGGTGCCGGTGCTGCGTGCGGGCGTGGGTATGAGCGACGGCCTGGTCGAACTGATTCCGTCGGCGCGCATCGGCCACATCGGCGTGTACCGCGATGAGCAGCACCGCCCGGTGGAATACCTCGTGCGGCTGCCCGACCTGGAAGACCGCACCTTCATCCTGTGCGATCCGATGGTCGCCACCGGTTACTCGGCCGTCCACGCGGTCGACGTGATGAAGAAACGCGGCGTGCCCGATGAGAACATCCTCTTCCTGGCGCTGGTGGCGGCGCCCGAAGGCGTGGATGTGTTCCAGCAGGCGCATCCGGGCGTGAAGCTGTTCGTGGCATCGCTCGATTCGCACCTGGATGAAAACGCCTACATCATCCCGGGCCTGGGCGACGCGGGCGACCGCCTGTTCGGCACGAAAAACTGA
- a CDS encoding helicase HerA-like C-terminal domain-containing protein — protein sequence MTDPILIAKNAKAELVLLPQLANRHGLITGATGTGKTVTLQTIAQGLSKIGVPVFLADVKGDLTGISQPGQPNDKLKARLQERGLEEPQWAGCPVTLWDVYGERGHPVRATMSDMGPLMLSRMLELNDIQTGVLNLVFKIADDSGLALLDMKDLRAMLQHVGEHASDYTNKYGNISSASIGAIQRNLIALEEQGADRFFGEPMLDINDLMQTVRGQGVINILAADKLLNAPKLYATFLLWMLSELFEHLPEVGDVDKPKLAFFFDEAHLLFNDAPPSLLQKVEQVVRLIRSKGVGVYFVTQNPADVPDTVLGQLGNRVQHALRAFTPRDQKAVKAAATTMRANPEFSIEEAIGELAVGEALISMLDEGGRPEVTQRAFVVPPASRIGPISDDERRALMANSLVAGRYDTAIDRESAYEILSGRVAKGGPAAAPAPGSIGTDFGASSGSAPAPAPAPAQQESGGWLGDVGSILTKGTGRSGRGDSIVETLAKSTMRTIGSTVGREIVRGVLGSILGGSKKR from the coding sequence ATGACCGATCCCATCCTGATTGCCAAGAACGCCAAAGCCGAGTTGGTGCTTTTGCCCCAGCTCGCGAACCGGCATGGCCTGATCACCGGCGCCACCGGCACTGGCAAGACCGTGACTCTCCAAACCATTGCCCAGGGCCTGTCGAAGATTGGCGTACCGGTCTTTCTGGCCGACGTGAAAGGTGATCTGACCGGCATCTCGCAGCCCGGCCAACCGAACGACAAGCTCAAGGCCCGCCTGCAGGAGCGCGGCCTGGAAGAGCCGCAATGGGCCGGTTGCCCTGTCACGTTGTGGGATGTGTATGGCGAACGCGGCCACCCCGTGCGCGCCACCATGTCCGACATGGGCCCGCTGATGCTCTCGCGCATGCTGGAGCTGAATGACATCCAGACCGGCGTGCTGAACCTCGTCTTCAAGATTGCGGACGACTCGGGCCTCGCGCTGCTCGACATGAAAGACCTGCGCGCGATGTTGCAGCACGTGGGCGAGCATGCGTCTGACTACACGAACAAGTACGGGAACATCTCGTCGGCCAGCATCGGCGCCATCCAGCGCAACCTGATCGCGCTGGAAGAGCAGGGCGCTGACCGGTTCTTCGGCGAGCCAATGCTCGACATCAACGACCTGATGCAGACGGTGCGCGGCCAGGGCGTGATCAACATCCTGGCAGCCGACAAGCTGCTCAATGCGCCCAAGTTGTATGCGACGTTCTTGTTGTGGATGCTCTCCGAACTGTTCGAGCATCTGCCGGAGGTGGGCGACGTAGACAAGCCAAAACTCGCCTTCTTCTTTGACGAGGCGCACCTGCTGTTCAACGATGCGCCGCCGTCCCTGCTGCAGAAGGTGGAGCAGGTGGTGCGATTGATCCGCTCGAAAGGTGTGGGCGTGTACTTCGTGACGCAGAACCCGGCCGACGTGCCGGATACGGTGCTCGGCCAGCTCGGCAACCGCGTGCAGCACGCGCTGCGGGCCTTCACGCCGCGCGACCAGAAGGCCGTGAAGGCGGCCGCGACAACGATGCGCGCAAATCCAGAATTCAGCATCGAAGAGGCCATCGGTGAGTTGGCCGTGGGCGAAGCGCTGATCTCCATGCTGGACGAAGGCGGCCGCCCGGAGGTCACGCAGCGTGCGTTTGTCGTCCCGCCGGCATCGCGCATCGGCCCGATCTCGGACGACGAGCGCCGCGCGCTGATGGCGAATTCGCTGGTGGCTGGCCGCTACGACACGGCAATCGACCGCGAATCGGCGTACGAGATCCTGAGCGGGCGTGTGGCAAAGGGCGGGCCGGCAGCTGCGCCCGCACCAGGCTCCATTGGTACGGATTTCGGCGCATCGTCGGGTTCAGCGCCAGCACCCGCACCCGCACCGGCGCAACAGGAGAGTGGTGGCTGGCTGGGCGATGTCGGCTCGATCCTTACGAAGGGTACGGGCCGCAGCGGCCGTGGCGATTCGATTGTCGAAACGTTGGCCAAGTCGACGATGCGCACCATCGGTTCCACCGTCGGGCGCGAAATCGTGCGCGGCGTGCTGGGCAGCATTCTCGGCGGGTCGAAGAAGCGCTGA
- a CDS encoding NCS1 family nucleobase:cation symporter-1: MSQTTSAAFSADAAGAPDPTLWNEDLNPTPPAARTWTATNYAALWVSMVVSVPAYMLASGLMSEGMNWWQAVLTVFLGNLIVLVPMVLVGHAGTKYGIPFPVLVRASFGVRGAQLPAILRAIVACGWFGIQTWLGSQAIYTILNVVTDNMLVGSNIPGLGINPGQGFCFLLFWALHIWLITKGLESIKRFQALATPLLILAALGLVWWAYTNAGGFGPMLSAPSAFSAGGKRAGEFWGFFWPSLTAMVGYWATLALNIPDFTRFARSQRDQLVGQAIGLPLPMGLLALVAVLVTSSTVVIYGQAIWDPVTLAGKMTGPSVIVALLALITATLMTNIAANVVSPAYDFSNLAPHRISFRIGGYITAGIGLAMMPWKILETTKGYIFTWLVGYGALLGPVAGIMMVDYFLVRRTVLKTGELFRVDGPYGYGNGWNGRAIVALIIGVLPNLPGFFKQAGFVASVPGVFEALYTYAWFVGLAISAVVYVILMRGRR, translated from the coding sequence ATGAGCCAAACCACCTCTGCCGCATTCTCTGCGGACGCCGCCGGAGCACCCGACCCGACCCTCTGGAACGAAGACCTCAACCCGACCCCGCCCGCCGCCCGCACCTGGACGGCCACCAACTACGCCGCGCTGTGGGTGTCGATGGTGGTGTCGGTGCCGGCCTACATGCTGGCTTCGGGCCTGATGAGCGAGGGCATGAACTGGTGGCAGGCTGTGCTGACGGTGTTTCTCGGGAACTTGATCGTGCTCGTGCCGATGGTGCTGGTGGGGCACGCGGGTACCAAGTACGGGATTCCCTTCCCTGTGCTGGTGCGGGCCTCGTTCGGCGTGCGCGGTGCGCAGTTGCCGGCCATTCTGCGGGCCATCGTGGCGTGCGGCTGGTTCGGCATCCAGACGTGGCTGGGCAGCCAGGCGATCTACACGATCCTCAACGTCGTCACGGACAACATGCTGGTCGGCAGCAATATTCCGGGGCTGGGCATCAACCCGGGCCAGGGATTCTGCTTCCTGCTGTTCTGGGCGCTGCACATCTGGCTGATCACCAAGGGTCTCGAATCGATCAAGCGCTTTCAGGCGCTTGCCACCCCGCTGCTGATCCTGGCGGCACTCGGCCTGGTCTGGTGGGCGTATACCAATGCGGGCGGCTTTGGCCCGATGCTCTCGGCGCCGTCGGCGTTTTCTGCCGGCGGTAAGCGCGCCGGCGAGTTCTGGGGCTTCTTCTGGCCGTCCCTCACCGCCATGGTCGGCTACTGGGCCACGCTGGCGCTGAACATTCCCGACTTCACCCGCTTCGCACGCAGCCAGCGCGACCAGCTCGTCGGCCAGGCGATCGGCCTGCCGCTGCCGATGGGGCTGCTGGCGCTGGTGGCGGTGCTCGTCACGTCGTCCACGGTGGTCATCTACGGCCAGGCCATCTGGGATCCGGTTACGCTGGCCGGCAAGATGACGGGCCCGTCGGTCATCGTGGCCCTGCTGGCGCTGATCACCGCCACCCTGATGACGAACATCGCCGCCAACGTCGTATCGCCGGCGTATGACTTTTCAAACCTGGCGCCGCATCGCATCTCGTTCCGCATCGGCGGCTACATCACGGCGGGCATCGGCCTGGCGATGATGCCGTGGAAGATCCTGGAAACGACCAAGGGCTACATCTTCACGTGGCTGGTCGGTTACGGCGCGCTGCTGGGCCCGGTGGCCGGCATCATGATGGTCGATTACTTCCTGGTGCGCCGCACGGTGCTCAAGACCGGTGAACTTTTCCGCGTGGACGGCCCGTACGGTTACGGCAACGGCTGGAACGGCCGCGCCATCGTCGCGCTCATCATCGGCGTGCTGCCCAATCTGCCGGGCTTCTTCAAGCAGGCTGGGTTCGTCGCCAGCGTGCCCGGCGTGTTCGAAGCGCTGTACACGTATGCGTGGTTCGTGGGCCTGGCAATTTCGGCCGTGGTGTACGTGATCCTGATGCGCGGGCGCCGCTGA
- the purD gene encoding phosphoribosylamine--glycine ligase — protein sequence MKVMVVGSGGREHALAWKLARSPKVQVVYVAPGNGGTALDKRLQNLPITDPEVLAAFAEREGIHFTVVGPEAPLAAGIVDLFRAKGLRIFGPTKAAAQLESSKDFAKAFMHRHGIPTAKYQTFGDAAQAHAYVDQEGAPIVIKADGLAAGKGVVVAMTAEEAHSAIDMMLADNRLGDAGARVVIEEFLTGEEASFIVVCDGKNVVALATSQDHKRLLDGDAGPNTGGMGAYSPAPVVTPTLHARALREIIMPTIRGMEKDGIPYTGFLYAGLMIDAEGNPKTLEFNCRMGDPETQPIMARMKTDLYDVLDRAIDGKLDGMELDWDRRTALGVVMAAHNYPDTPRKGDVITGIPKETEDSVTFHAGTTLKDGVLTTNGGRVLCVVGLADTVKAAQRAAYNAIEQIHFDGAQYRTDIGHRAIRH from the coding sequence ATGAAAGTGATGGTGGTCGGTTCGGGCGGTCGAGAGCACGCCCTGGCATGGAAGCTGGCACGCTCGCCCAAGGTACAGGTGGTGTATGTGGCCCCCGGCAACGGCGGCACGGCGCTCGACAAGCGCCTGCAGAACCTCCCGATCACGGATCCGGAAGTGCTGGCCGCCTTTGCCGAGCGCGAAGGCATCCACTTCACGGTGGTCGGCCCGGAAGCACCGCTGGCCGCCGGTATCGTCGACCTGTTCCGCGCCAAGGGCCTGCGCATCTTCGGGCCCACCAAGGCCGCGGCGCAGCTCGAATCGTCGAAGGATTTCGCCAAGGCGTTCATGCACCGCCACGGCATTCCGACCGCCAAGTACCAGACCTTCGGCGATGCTGCGCAGGCACATGCGTACGTTGACCAGGAAGGGGCCCCGATCGTCATCAAGGCCGATGGCCTGGCTGCCGGCAAGGGCGTAGTCGTGGCCATGACGGCCGAAGAAGCACACAGCGCCATCGACATGATGCTGGCCGACAACCGCCTCGGTGACGCCGGGGCGCGTGTGGTGATCGAAGAATTCCTCACCGGCGAAGAAGCGAGCTTCATCGTCGTGTGCGACGGCAAGAACGTCGTCGCGCTGGCCACCAGCCAAGACCACAAGCGCCTGCTCGACGGCGACGCCGGCCCCAACACGGGCGGCATGGGCGCCTACTCGCCCGCGCCGGTGGTCACACCCACGCTGCACGCCCGCGCGCTGCGCGAGATCATCATGCCGACCATCCGCGGTATGGAAAAAGACGGCATTCCGTACACCGGTTTCCTGTACGCCGGCCTGATGATCGACGCCGAGGGCAACCCCAAGACGCTCGAATTCAACTGCCGCATGGGCGACCCGGAAACGCAACCGATCATGGCGCGCATGAAGACCGACCTGTACGACGTGCTCGACCGCGCCATCGACGGCAAGCTTGACGGCATGGAGCTGGACTGGGATCGCCGCACCGCGCTGGGCGTGGTGATGGCCGCGCACAATTACCCGGACACACCGCGCAAAGGCGACGTCATCACCGGCATCCCGAAGGAAACCGAAGACAGCGTCACCTTCCACGCAGGCACCACGCTCAAAGACGGCGTGCTGACCACCAACGGCGGCCGGGTGCTGTGCGTGGTGGGCCTGGCAGATACCGTGAAGGCAGCCCAGCGCGCGGCATACAACGCCATCGAGCAGATCCACTTTGACGGCGCCCAGTACCGGACCGATATCGGCCATCGCGCCATCCGCCATTGA
- a CDS encoding YebC/PmpR family DNA-binding transcriptional regulator produces MAGHSKWANIKHKKAAADAKRGKIWTRLIKEITVAARLGGGDADSNPRLRLAMDKATDANMPKDNINRAIQRGVGGLEGANYEEIRYEGYGINGAAVIVDCLTDNRTRTVAEVRHGFDKYGGNMGTSGSVAFLFDHIGQFIFAPGTPEDKLMDAALEAGADDVITHDDGSLEVICPPHDFAKVKTALEAAGFKAELAEVIMKPQTEVVFTGEDAVKMQKLLDVLENLDDVQEVFTNAVIGE; encoded by the coding sequence ATGGCCGGTCATTCCAAATGGGCCAATATCAAGCATAAAAAAGCCGCTGCCGACGCCAAGCGCGGCAAGATTTGGACGCGCCTGATCAAGGAAATCACCGTGGCGGCCCGCCTGGGCGGCGGCGATGCCGACTCCAACCCGCGCCTGCGCCTGGCCATGGACAAGGCCACCGACGCGAACATGCCGAAGGACAACATCAACCGCGCGATCCAGCGCGGCGTGGGCGGCCTGGAAGGCGCGAACTACGAAGAAATCCGCTACGAAGGCTATGGCATCAACGGCGCAGCCGTGATCGTCGACTGTCTGACCGACAACCGCACGCGTACCGTGGCCGAAGTCCGTCACGGGTTCGACAAGTACGGCGGCAACATGGGCACATCGGGCTCCGTCGCGTTTCTGTTCGACCACATCGGCCAGTTCATCTTCGCCCCCGGCACGCCGGAAGACAAGCTGATGGACGCCGCGCTCGAAGCCGGCGCCGATGACGTCATCACGCATGACGACGGCTCGCTCGAAGTCATCTGCCCGCCCCACGATTTCGCCAAGGTCAAGACCGCGCTGGAAGCCGCTGGCTTCAAGGCCGAACTTGCCGAAGTCATCATGAAGCCGCAGACCGAAGTCGTGTTCACCGGCGAAGACGCGGTCAAGATGCAGAAGCTGCTCGACGTCCTGGAAAACCTGGACGACGTACAGGAAGTCTTCACCAACGCGGTCATCGGGGAGTAA